The genomic DNA GATTTCCTCAAATGATATATCCTGTTTGTGCATCAAACACTTCAATCATTAACAGCACTCCCTCATCATTTGGTAACATTAATAGTGATGGTTGCCCATTCCCTGGATCTTCGAGTGTAACTGAATTCACCGATTACACGGAACCTTCCGAAATGTCGTGGGATGGCTACTACACAGGGGTTCCAATTACACAAATTGCCGAAAATCCTACAACTAAATCCATCACGCTTAGCGTAAATGAAACAGCCGATTTTTATGCTTCGGCAGTCACGGCTCCACTAAATGGGCCAATTACAATCACCGATAATTCATTTGGAAACCTAAGTAGTGCTTGGAGTTGGGACTTTGGTGAAGGTGCAAATCCTCAAACCTCAACAGACCAAGGTCCAATTCAGGTAACCTATTCAACTCCAGGAACAAAAACCATTTCCCTCACAATAGATGGCACAACAACAACTACCAAAACAGACTATATTCAGGTGTATGATCCGGCTGCAACTGCTGCTGATATTATTATGTTCAACTTCGATGATCGAAATTTAACAGCAGACGATGGTGTTTCTCCAAATTTGACTCACGCTATTTCAACGACAAGCAGCGGCACCATAAGTTATCTTGCTGGAACACCAACTGGTTATTTGCTGAGTAGCTCAGGATGGGATAATGGAGCTAATACCAAAGCATGGGAAATCTCAGTTGATGCTTCAAGTTATAATTCCCTAACAATTTCTTCCTCGCAGGCCAGTTCATCGGCTGGTCCTAAAAATTTCAAGGTTCAATACAAGGTGGGTAGCGGAAGTTGGATTGACTTGCCAAATAGCAGTATAACCTTAACTTCCACTTTAACTCAACAGCTTAACAACATTGCCCTTCCAGCAGATTGTGACAACCAAAGTCAGGTTGGCATTAGATGGGTAATGGCTGATAACACGTCAGTTGGGAATAGCCAAGTTACAGCAGGTGGGTTAAGTAAGATAGATGATATCCACGTGCAAGGATTGCTCGGCCAGGGACCCTTAGGGATTGAAAACAATAATACCGGATTAGTTATCACAACCTTCCCCAATCCATTTTCTTCCGATCTTACCGTAAACGCTGAATCACCCATAAAGAACATCACTATTTACGATATTACCGGCAAGACCATTTTGAACATTCCTGTCAACATGGAAAATTCAAAAACTTTTGGCACTGCCAACTTTGCAAAGGGTTACTACCTTATTAGAGTTACTGATGCAAACAATCATGTTAGTACCATGAAAACGGTAAAACAGTAAACTATTAGATTATACCATCGAAAGAGAGCAGTCAGTCTGCTCTCTTTTTTTATTAGCACCATATCAGAGGTTAAGATTTTGAGAGCACGAAATGTGTTTTCTATTCACTGCCTATACAAGAAAGACATACAATCGCTTTTAATTTTTAGTTTTGCAGAAAAAAGCATGGCTCGATTTAAGCTCACCTTGGAGTACGATGGCACTAAATTTAGAGGCTGGCAATACCAACCCAACCAACCTACTGTTATGGGACGAATTATGGAGGCCTGTGACATTGCCTTCAACACCAGTAAATTCGAACTCTATGGTGCTGGACGCACCGATGCGGGAGTTCATGCAATTGCACAGGTTGCCCACCTTGAAGTAAACACACAACTTCCCCCGAGGGTAATTAAGTTGCAGCTGAACGATCAGCTACCATCGACAATCAACATACTACACGTCGAAAAAGTAGGCAGCCAATTTCATGCCCGGCACGACGCTGTTGCTCGCAGCTACGTCTACCAAATAGCAACACGTAGAACAGCATTTGGAAAAAACAACTGCTGGTGGATTAAGGACAAGCTGAATATTTCGGCAATGACAGATGCCGCCGAAATTATGCAAGGATTCAACGACTATAGTTCATTTGGTTCGTCAGAGGACGAAGAGGCATCAACCAAGGTAGATGTGCATTGGGTAAGAATCTATGAGGTGGAAAGCTCAATTATCATTCATGTGGTAGGCTCCCATTTCCTATGGAAAATGGTTCGTCGAATGGTCGGAGTATTAGTTGAGGTTGGTCGTGGCAACCTTTCAATTGAGCAAGTAAAGAGGTTGTTCACATCATACTCCGCACTCCCAGCAAAAGTAACTGCTCCGCCTTCGGGACTTTACCTTGAGCGAGTTTACTACTCTGGCGATGAAATTGCAGAGGATCCAATTTGGGTTCTTAATCTATTTAATTTTTCCTAGTTACGACCGATCTTCTAGGTCGGGAAAGTAGTATCGTAGCGAACTTAGTATTTGACTTTTAGTATAAGGTTCTCTCGTTATAAGAAGGATTGTATCGTCTCCAGCAAGTGTTCCGATTATTTCCGGCAACTTAATCGAATCGATAAATGTTGCCACACCGCTTGCAAAACCAGAATGCGTTTTGAGAACCGCAAAGCTGTGCGTAAATTCCACCGACAAAACATTTTCGCTAGGTATATTTGGAGATTGAGTTGGTTTGAAAACTTGACCACTACTGGGCACTACATAGGCGTAACCTGTCTCCCTATCCGGAACTTTTGCTATTCCAGTAGCCTTAAGATCGCGCGAAAGGGTTGCCTGAGTTATCTCAAAACCACTTTGTTTTAGCAGATCGAGCAACCGCTCTTGGCTAGATATCTTTCTTGAGGAAACTAAACGTCTTATTTCCTGCACCCTATCTCTTTTCATCGACATTATTTCGCTTAATTATTACTCGACAAATTCACTTTCTAATTACACAAGATTAAAGTGCAAAAGTAAAAGATAATCAAAGGGTAACAATAAGCAAAGATAAAAATCGAACTCCTGTCCTAAATTTGTGATTAAAGATTATAAACGTATTGCGATGAGGAAGATTAACTTGAGTGAAGAATCACTAGGTCGCTTACATAGCGATGCAAAACAACGATTAGAGTTAATTGATATTAAAGGTATTATTTACCATATACCGTTAACAAAAAGTCCCATAAAAACCACCAGACATTTTGTGGCGATTCATTACCAAACGCACAAGTTGGTTGTTCTTCGATACTCCGAGATTACAAAGGCACTAATAGATTATTCAACAGAAATAGTTTTCTCCTTGAATTAGGAGAAACAGGACTATGTCCATTGGGCATTTAAATTTACCTACTTAAAAGATCCAACTATCAAGTTGATAACCTAGCACTTAATTGTGCTTGACATAACGAACAACAATATCCTCTAAACTCCTTTTTGGTACATGATGCACCTGCCTGCCATCGCGCCAATACTTAACATCACCGTTGTTGTTGAGCAGTTCAACAGCAACCTCCTCCTTGGGAACGCCCAACGCTAAAACCAAAACCGGCTTCAGATTTTCGGGAAGATGAAGAAGCTCAGCAATCTCCTTTCGCTTTATCGAACCAAGAATGCAGCCCCCAAGACCTGCCTCAACAGCACCAAGCATTATGCTTTGAGCGGCAATACCTTGATCGTGTGCGAATCCCTCTGCAATTGAAGAATCCTCAAGCATAACAATATAGGCAGAAGGCCTTTCTCCCTCAATCGGTCCATCCCAATCATTCAAATACCCAGCCCAAGCCAAAAAAGGGAAAAGTTGTGCATTCTGCTCTGGATCATACACAACTGCATACTTCAACGGTTGTAAATTTCGACCCGATGGAGACATTCGGGCAAGATCGACAAGATGAAGCAAGGTTTCTTCAGCAATTGGGTTCTGCTGAAAAAAACGGCGATAGCTCCTGTTTCTATAAACAAGTTCTTTAATCATGGTAGCAATATTTTACTAAAAAGCTGTTCATCTATGACAGACGAACAGCTGATTCGATTAATTTTCTCCTAAAATCTTTGGCTAATAACTTTCCAGTCTACAACATTCCAAAATGATTGTAGGTAATCGGGTCGCCTATTCTGGTAATCGAGGTAGTAAGCGTGCTCCCAAACATCGCAAGTTAAGATTGGCTTATACCCTTTCCGCATAGGGTTTCCAGCATTGGACTCCTGAATAATCTCCAACCGCCCCTCCTTGTTCACAACCAACCAAGCCCAACCAGAGCCAAATAGCGTTGCACCTGCTTTGGCAAACTGCTCCTTAATGGCTGAAAGAGAGCCAAACGACTGATTTATAGCATCTGCCAACTTGCCGGTTGGTGTAGACAATGGTGTTGGAGAAAACTGCATGAAATAAAAGGTGTGGTTCCATACCTGCGCGCCATTGTTGAAGATACCACCATCGGCCTCACGAACTATTGTTTCCAAATCAGCATTTTCGAACTTGCTCCCAGGAAGAAGGTTGTTGAGGTTATTAACATAAGCCTGATGATGCTTTCCATAGTGAAACTCAAAAGTTTTACTACTGATATGCGGCTCCAACGCAGCAAAATCGTAAGGAAGTTTCGGCAATTCGTGCTTCATGGCATTTGTTTTTAAGTTAGATAAACAAAGTTAACCCAATCAATAGGAAGAACCAAGCTAATTATCTATAAAAGAAAAGCCGACATTGCTGCCGGCTCTCCCACTCATCTAACCCAAAAACTAAAGCTACCCTATGAAAAAAATCAAAGGCTGTTGTATCTACGATTTACCTCGTCCCAATTAATCAAGTTCCAAAATGCAGCAACATAATCGTTTCTCCTATTTTGGTATTTCAAGTAGTAAGCGTGCTCCCAAACATCAAGTCCCAAAATTGGATATCCCTTTACCTCGGACACATCCATTCTAGGGTTGTCCTGATTGGGTGTGGAAGCAATTGTCAACTTGCCTTGAACGTCAACCAGCCAAGCCCAGCCAGAGCCGAATCTTGACATAGCTGCCTTGCCAAACTCCTCCTTAAAAGCACCAAAGGAGCCAAAGTTTTTGTCAATGGATTTTGCAATATCGCCGGTTGGATTACCGCCTCCATTTGGAGATAGGATTGTCCAAAATAGGCTGTGGTTGTAGAAACCACCACCATTATTTCGAACGGCAACCGGGAATTTTGATACATTTTTCAGCAATTCATCTATGGGCAACTTCTCCATTTCGGTGCCCTGAGTTGCTGCATTGAGGTTGTTGGTATAAGCTCCATGATGCTTTGTATGGTGAATCTCCATTGTTAAAGCATCAATGTGTGGTTCCAGTGCGACGTAAGCGTAGGGTAATTTTGGTAATTCGAATGCCATGATATTTTGTTTTAGAAGTTGCTATTTGTATTCAGTTTAAATTAAAACAACACACTAACAAAAAAGTTCATGGCAACAACTTTCTTACACAAATCAGCACATACTTACCTAACATCAATGCAGAAGGGAGTTTTACAAAAAGAAAGTTACAGGGAAAGTAGCGTAGGATTTTGGCCCACCCAATTATTCTAAGTCATGAAGTTTACCAAACAAATACCATTCTCATCTGTTATTGAGTCAAATTTTGCTTGGTTAACCAAGTTCAGCATCAATTCAAAGGGCTAAAGGATAACGATGCTTAGAGCTAGATTGCTTCAAAGGCTATTATCAGAAACTGTGCTGCAATTAATCTTTAAGGTTAGGGTTGTAGGGGACAACCTTTTCCTTGGTTATTGTAAACATTTCTATCCGCAGGAAATAATAGGTTACCTCATAAAACTCCACCCGCCACTTACCATCGAGCGAGTTTACAGAACCTGTTTTTTTTGCGAGCTTACCCCATAAAGGCTTTTGCGTAGGATGCTTCTTATTCCCAGTCTGATTCAAATGCAGCACATTTTTATTCAATACTAAATTAACATTAATTTTTCGTGTCACCCATATTTTCAGTAAACAAAATGACAAAAATACTTAAAAACATTACCATTGAGGAGCTTATTGAAGTTCTTCCCGAGTCAGTTAAACTATTAAAAGATAAGGGAATACGTTGCATAATTTGCGGCGAGCCTATTTGGGGAACACTGGAGGAGGCAGCCAAGGAGAAAAGCATCACCGACGACGAACTTGAGGCTGTGGTTCAGGAGTTGAACAACTTAGCTGCTGGCCATAAATAGCAAAAGTTCCCCCTAAAGGAGGAACTTTTACACAATGTCACGTATGTGATTACCAAATTTTATTGGGAATCAAGTAGTTCTTCACGTAGTCGTTTACACCATCTTCCAGGGTGGTAAATGGTTTAACATAGCCTATAGAACGAAGCTTCACCATATTGGCTTCGGTAAAATATTGGTATTTATCACGAATATCAATTGGGGTATCAACAAAGCTGATATCCTCCTTCACTCCCATCGCCCCA from Williamwhitmania sp. includes the following:
- the truA gene encoding tRNA pseudouridine(38-40) synthase TruA, which codes for MARFKLTLEYDGTKFRGWQYQPNQPTVMGRIMEACDIAFNTSKFELYGAGRTDAGVHAIAQVAHLEVNTQLPPRVIKLQLNDQLPSTINILHVEKVGSQFHARHDAVARSYVYQIATRRTAFGKNNCWWIKDKLNISAMTDAAEIMQGFNDYSSFGSSEDEEASTKVDVHWVRIYEVESSIIIHVVGSHFLWKMVRRMVGVLVEVGRGNLSIEQVKRLFTSYSALPAKVTAPPSGLYLERVYYSGDEIAEDPIWVLNLFNFS
- a CDS encoding nitroreductase family protein, yielding MIKELVYRNRSYRRFFQQNPIAEETLLHLVDLARMSPSGRNLQPLKYAVVYDPEQNAQLFPFLAWAGYLNDWDGPIEGERPSAYIVMLEDSSIAEGFAHDQGIAAQSIMLGAVEAGLGGCILGSIKRKEIAELLHLPENLKPVLVLALGVPKEEVAVELLNNNGDVKYWRDGRQVHHVPKRSLEDIVVRYVKHN
- a CDS encoding superoxide dismutase, which codes for MKHELPKLPYDFAALEPHISSKTFEFHYGKHHQAYVNNLNNLLPGSKFENADLETIVREADGGIFNNGAQVWNHTFYFMQFSPTPLSTPTGKLADAINQSFGSLSAIKEQFAKAGATLFGSGWAWLVVNKEGRLEIIQESNAGNPMRKGYKPILTCDVWEHAYYLDYQNRRPDYLQSFWNVVDWKVISQRF
- a CDS encoding superoxide dismutase, with amino-acid sequence MAFELPKLPYAYVALEPHIDALTMEIHHTKHHGAYTNNLNAATQGTEMEKLPIDELLKNVSKFPVAVRNNGGGFYNHSLFWTILSPNGGGNPTGDIAKSIDKNFGSFGAFKEEFGKAAMSRFGSGWAWLVDVQGKLTIASTPNQDNPRMDVSEVKGYPILGLDVWEHAYYLKYQNRRNDYVAAFWNLINWDEVNRRYNSL